From Verrucomicrobiota bacterium:
AACTGGCGGTTCAGCCCGAATTCCGTGAACTGGTAATTGGTCAGGCCATCGGCGCGGCCCGCGGCTTCAAGCACGGAGCGCTCGGAAGCTCGGAAGCAGGCACGCGCGGCACCCATTTCAACGCCTGAATCCCGGGGTTTCGGCTGATCAAGTCCCGCGCGACTTCGCGGAACTGTTCGCGCGACACGTTGGTCGAGGATCGGAACAGATTGCGCAGCGCAAGCAGGAGTTCGCCGTGGCTGTTGATCCGGTTTTGCAGCGCGCGCATGTGGTTTTCCACGCGCCGGTCGAATTCGGTCCGGATGCGTTGTTCTTGTTGTTGACGCTGCTTGGCGAAGAGGAGGGCCGTCAACACGACACCGCACAGACCTGCAATCCAGGCGGGCAGGTGCGCACGAAATAACGACTCAACGCTGCTTCGCCCGCGTCCCCAACGTGGCGGGCGGGCGGACATGAGCCAATTCCATACAAGCTTCACCCCGCTCGCGCAACTCCCAATTCCGCTGCGGAGGAACTCTCATTTTGGCCTGCTCGGTAGGGCGAGCCCGTCCCGGCGAGCCGCTCCACGCGTTTGGAACACGTCGGGACCGGCTCGCTGGGGGCAGGCTCGCCCTACCCTGGAGCGTTCGGCAAGCAGGCGCAGGATTATTGGGATTATGAAATAGAATCTTAGAATTACCGGGTTTTGGCTTGCAGTGGATTCAGGGTTTTTCTATCCTCCGATCATCAGCCAATCAGTTACTGCCGCCCAGGCTAGCCGTCGCGCTTGAACGGGGCGCGCCCGGATTTCTTCAGAAAAGCTTCACGTCTGGCGCAAGCGAACGAAACCAGCAGAGGACAGCGTGAAACATTTGTCCATTCGAGTCCGCTGGAGGGGACAGCGGACCTGCATTTTAGAAAGCGCGACAGAGTTTCATGGAGCGACCTCGTTTGCCGCAATGCCTGCCTGCTGTTGGGCCGAAACAAAACAACTAACCCCGTAATCCACCATGCAACCGAGAATGCGAAGGTCACCCTCAGAACTAGAATCCCACGATTCCCGAGGCTCAACCCTCAGGGAGAATCGAAGCAGACCACACATGTTCCCTCCTGTCATGATCGGACTGGCCTTTCTGGCGAGTTTATTGCCGATTCACGCCGCGAACATCGTGACGTTCCGCGAAGGCGTCAATGGCTACGCCGGGACGCACGACACTTTCATCAGTTCGGGCGCCCCGGCTACGGACAATAGCGCCGCGACCGCCATCGAAATCGATCAAGAAGGCGACGCAGGGGAGTTCCTTTTGATCCGATTCGAGAATCTCTTTGGTACAGGCGCCAACCAGATCCCATCCAAATCCAAGATCCTGTATGGTTCCTTGACCGTCAGGATTACGAACACAGGCAACGATCCGAAAATGCACCAGATGCTCGTGCCCTGGCAGGAATCAAGCACCTGGGAATCTCTGGTGGATGGCATCCTGGCGGATGGCGTTGAAGCGGCGATTGATCCGGATGTCACGTTCCCCGGTAACGGCTCAATCACCGTGATTCCGCTGCCGGTCAGTACGCTGCAAGCGTGGTCGGATGGCACCAAGCCGAATCACGGCTGGGTGTTTCTGCCCGGAGGAACTGATGGCACCGACTTCAGCTCCTCGGAACATTCCAATCTGGATGATCGGCCTTTGCTGACGGTAGTCTGGTCCACCGTGGACGAGCCTTTTGTCAGGTCGGTCCGCCCGCTGAGCGGCGCTACGGGTGTCTCGGTTGACAGCAACGTCGAGATTATCGTGGTGGACGGAACCACTCCGAAGCTCAATCCCAACTCCGTGCAACTGTCGGTGAACGGCCAGAGTGTTACACCAAAACTGACCAAGCCGGCGGACAGCAATGAGACCACCATTCTTTACGATCCGCCAACGGACCTTCCCCAGAACAGCAAAATCTCCGTGCGCCTGGTTTACGGCGATACGGCAACGCCTCCGCACGTAAACACAAACGACTTCAGCTTCACGACTCGTGCGACCACCGTCACCGTTGCGGCCATTGACGAGAAGACTGTCTGGCGATTTGACCGCACCGCAGTGGACTTGGGGACAGCCTGGCGTGAGAAGAACTTCAATGACAGCGCGTGGGAGCAAGGTCCGGCGCTCATTGCGGATGAGGGCGGCGGGACCGCCGAGCCAATCCGCACACAGATCAGCCGCTTCAGCGACAACGGCGACTACCTCTGGACCGTCTATTTCCGCTTCAAGTTCACCTACAACGGGCCGTTAGGCGGCGATCTGTTGCTGCGTCATGTGGTCGATGACGGGGTGGTCTTTTACCTTAATGGCACCGAGATCCATCGCTTCGGACTCGCCGCAGGGACGCCCGTGGCCTGGGATACATCTTTCGACGGCCACGAAAACCGCTACGAAGGCCCATTTGTCATTCCAGGCAAGGCTCTGGTCGCGGGAGAAAATGTGCTGGCGGCTGAAGTCCACCAGTCCGGCGCGGGCAGTTCGGATCTTGTTTTCGGAGCCGAATTGCTGGTCTCGACCACGCCTCCCGCACCGCCACCACCACCCGCCGGAGTAACCCTCGTCACGAACGTTGTGATCCGCATTGATGACCAGCAGAAGTGGCGCTACGAAAACACCGGCAAAGATCTGGGAACCGCCTGGAAAGAAAAGAACTTCAACGACAGTGCCTGGCCCGAAGGCGCGGCACTTTTGGCGCTTGAATCCGGCGCCACATCGGAACCGATTCGAACCACGCTCAAACGGCAGGATGCCGCCGGCGTCGGCATCATGACCGATTACTTCCGCACGCACTTCAATTTCACGGGTGATCCAGCCACGACGAAATTGAGCTTGCGCCACCTGATCGATGACGGGTTTGTCCTTTATCTGAACGGCGCCGAAGTTTATCGCTTCGGCATCGCAGCCGGACCGGTCACCGTGACTACAGCCGCAGCCAGCCACGAAGGTCGGAATATCTGGGAGGGACCTTTTGACATTCCAGCCGCCGCCCTCGTGAAAGGCGATAATGTTCTGGCGGCCGAGGTCCATCAGACTGACGCGGGGAGTTCGGATATCGTCTTTGGGCTCGAGCTTCTCGCGCTGACTCAGGGTCCGCTTCCACCACCCAGCGCCCCTGGGCTGATCTCCAACGTCGTGGAAACCGGCGGTGACAATGAACCGACCGACACCATCACCGCGAAATGGACCGGGCAAACGTTCACCGTCTCCGTCGCCAGCGAACCCATCCCAGGGGCGGCAATCGGTGACAAATACACCGTGGGCCTTTTCGGGAATCACGCTCCAGCCTTCGTGGACCGCAATCATCGCTACACGAACGCCTCAGACACCGTGTCGATTCCGGCTTACCTGGTCGGCGGGGAGTACATCATGTCCGGCAATGACAATCGCGACAACGCAAGTTATGTCCTCGATGTGACCGTATCCCAAGCCGTGCAGGCGTACATGCTCATCGACAATCGCCTCGGCGACCCGAACAGCGCGAATAGCGATCCGCCCTCGTTCGGCCCTACCAAAATGCAGTGGCTGCTGGATCAAGGTTGGGCGCCGGTGCTCTCGGGGAAGAATCGCGCCGGCAGCACGGCCGCCCCGGATGAGGTCGGGATTGACGAAGGGGCGGACGGCTCCATCAACCAGTGGTATTCGGTTTATACGAAAGCGTTTCCTGCCGGTGCCTTCCAACTGAAGCAAGCGGACAACTCCGGTCAAAACATGTATGGCGTCGTCATCACGCGTCCTGCGGCAGGAGACACCAAACCGACGCTTAGCAAACCGACGCGGCAAGGCAACAACCTCACCCTCACCTGGACCGGCGGCAGACTCCAGGAAGCACCCGCCGTCACCGGGCCCTGGACTGATGTTGCCAATGCCTCAAGCCCGTTCAACGCCGCTTTAGGTAGCGGCGCGAAGTTCTATCGAGTGCGGCAGTAAACCGCAAAGTTCCTGATCTGCATGCAAAAGACCGGAGGCAACTCCGGTCTTTTTTGTTTCGATGGGGAGCGCACGCGCCCTCGCGTGCCGTGGTTGGCGCCCTCGCCGACCACACTCTTCCAGCCGAAAAGCAATCGCTACTGAGATGGTTTCTTCGACGTTCCGACCGGCGAGGCGCCGGTCGGAACACGCGACGCGTGTGCTCCCCAATTCCGCCGGCATCGTTAGCGTTGCCCAGGGGGAGAGTGGCCGTTCACTGGCCGGTCGAGAGTCTTCATGATGGGCAACTAACCAACTGAACGCCGCATTCAATCATTTACACGGCCTCTCTCGGCATCTTTCGTATGCGCCAGGCCCAGTATTCAAGTGTCTGTCGCCTCCAGCGCCTCCGCCAAGACTTCCGCCATGTGGCGGGGACGGAACGGCGTCAGGTGTTCGATTTGATGGCGACAGCTTGTGCCGGAGGCGGCCAGAACCGTTCCCGGCGGTTGATGGCGCAGTTTTTCGACAAGCGGCTGGGCGACTTTCAACGACAATTCGTATTTGGAATCGAGCGCGCCGAACGCTCCGGCCATCCCGCAACAGCCGGTGTCGAGCAAAGTCACTTTCCGTCCGGGCAAACGCTGAGCCAACCGAACCATGTATGACGGGTTGGTCAAAGACTTGGCGTGACAATGCGCGTGAATCGCGACATGGCCGGACTGGTGGCTGAAGCGGAGCGCGTCCGGCTCGCGACTCAGCAAGCCTTCCACAAATTGCTCGAAGAGAAAGCAACGCTTCGCGGCTTCGTCAGCGCCAGGCAGACCCAGTTCGCGATAGTCCTCCGCGAACATCGAATAGCAGGATGGTTCCAGGAAGATGATGGAAACATCACCCGAAACGCGGGGCGCGGACGCCCCGCGAACCCGCAGGCTGGAAGCCCACCCCACATTTGCGGATTGCCGATTGCGGATTGCGGATTCGGTCTGATTGAGGAGTTGGAGATTGTGTCGGCCCAAACGCGCGGCTTCGTCGAGGTTGCCCTGGCTAAAGGCAGGGCGGCCGCAACAGCGTCTGGAGCGCGGAAGCAAAACTTCAAAACCCGCCGCTTCCAACACGGCCAATGCGGCCCGGCCAATGTGCGGTTCATAATAGCGCACGAAGGTGTCGTCCCAGAGAATCACCGGCCCGCGCGTGGGTCGGTTCGGCAATTCATCGCTGCCAGTCACTAAAGCCTTAGCGATTTGTCCGCCGCGTTCCCCCTCTCCCGTTCCCTCTCCCCCTCGGAAGGGGAGAGGGTGTCCGCAGGACGGGAGAGGGGGACGTTCGTGGAAAGTTCCCTTGGTCTCGGAACCAGGCACTCGGCCCATGAACCCGGTAGGACGAGTCCGTCCCGGCGAGCCGCTCGACGTGGGTGGAACACGTCCGACTCGGCTCGCTGGGGACAGGCTCGCCCTACCATCTGGTTCATGGGAAGGGAGAAGCGATTTCAGCGCCCGGCCAAGAATCGCGGCGCCTCTTTGAACGAGCGCGGCAAAAGTATTTCCCTCCCCTTGGGGAGAGGGCCAGGGTGAGGGGAAAGCGAGCGGTCGTGGTCCGTTGACGTTGGAAGCCGCGCGACGCTCAAACCAATAATCGAATCGTTCCCCGGCGAATGGAGGAAACGGGCGCCTGGCGGAGAGGCCGAGCGTCAATGCGAGCAGACGCCGCAACCATCGCCACTGCAAACTGGCGTTCGCAACTCCCGGCATCAAACACCCGATTCGGCCGAGCGCATCCACGTCGCTGAGCAGTCGTTCGCGCAGCGGCAATCCGTCCCGCTGATGCCGCGCGTGCAGGAACTCCGCCTTGAGCAAAGCCATGTTCACGTTCGACGGGCACTCGGTGGTGCACGCCTTGCACGCGAGACAATTGCTCAAGGCTGCCTCCAGTTCGGCAGATCGCAGCGCATCCCGGCCATCGATTCCACGCCGCTCCAGAACAGCCCGGATCGCGTTGGCGCGCCCGCGCGTGGACATGATTTCTTCGCCGGTCACGAGGAACGTCGGACACATCGTGGGCGCGTCTTTGCGGCAACCGCCGCAGCCGTTGCACTGTTCGAGATTCCGGACGAACGATCCGTCCTTGGCCGCGAAAGCCAGCATGGGTTCGAACGGCAATTTCAGCTCATAATCTCCGCTCAGGCGAAGCCGCGTGTCGATTTTGAATCGCCCGTCCGGAATGATCTTGCCGGGGTTGAACCGATTCTGCGGATCGAACGACGCCTTGATTTCGCGCAGCACGCCGATCAATTCCTCGCCGAGCTGCTCCGGCATGTACTCGGTGCGGGCGATCCCCACGCCGTGCTCCGCCGCCAGCGATCCTTTGAACTGGCGCACAAGAGCCGACACCTCATCGCTCACCTGCCGGAATTTCTTCAGATCGCTCGCGTGGTGCAGATCCAGCACGGGACGCACATGAAGAAGCCCCGAGGCGGCGTGCCCGTAATAGCAGGCGCTCAAGCCGAGCAACTTCATGATCGATTCCAGACCTGCGACGTAATCGGGCAAGCGTTCGGGGCGAACGGCCGTGTCCTCGACGCCCGTGACCGGTTTGGCGTCGCCTTTGCATCCCGTCAGGAGCGAGAGGCCGGCCTTGCGCAACGACCAGACCAGATTCATCTCCGCCGCCGTTTGCAGAATCGTTTTGCGCAGGCCAAGCTTCCGCCGGGCAAACGCCGCCAGCCGATCTTCCACGTCGTCGAAAAACTCAACGATGAGGATCGATTCGCACGGCCTGGCGTCGAGTTCGAGAAGATCGCGCGCACCTTTGAAGTTCAATTGGCCTTTGGTCTGGTCGAACAAGACCCGGTCGATGTGCTCGATGGCCGCGGGTTTCAGATCGAGCAATTCAACCGTGGCCTGCATCGCCTCCGCAACTGACGCGAAAAAAATCAGTCCCAGCCCTTTTTGTTTGGGCAGCGAAACAATCTTCAATTCCGCGGACATGATGGCAGCCAGCGTTCCTTCGCTGCCCGAGAGAAGATCAGCTAAATTACCCGGCTGGCGCAGCCATCGATCCAGTCCGTAGCCGGGCCAGCGCTTCAACAGGCCGGCCGGCATGCGTTCGGAAATCACGGTGGCATGATTTCGGATCAGTTTGTTCGTCAGGGCGCGCTGGGCGCGCAGGGTGTCGTGTTCGGGGCCGATGATTTCGACCCGGCCATCCGCGAGCACGATTTCCAGCGCGTGAACGTGGTCCGCCGTCGTGCCATAGAACGCAGTGTGTGAGCCGGAAGAATTGTTCGCAATCATGCCGCCGAGCGTGGCGCGCGAACTCGTCGCCACGTCCGGTCCGAAACGGAATCCGTGCGGCTGGAGAAACGCGTTGAGTTGATCCAGCACGACGCCGGCGCCCACGCGCACCGTGCGTTTCTCCAGATTCAACTCGGTGATCTGGCGGTTGAACCGGGCAAACTCGACGATCAAGCCCTCGCCAATCGCGCCGCCCACCAGTCCCGTGCCTGCGCCGCGGGGGGTGATGGAGAGGCCTGTGTCCGCCGCGGCTCGAATGACTGCGCTGGCCTGGCCGGCGTTGCGCGGAAAAGCCACACCCACGGGCTCGATCTGATAGATCGAAGCATCGGTCGCATAGAGCTGCCGCGTGAGATTATCGAACGCCACGTCGCAGCCTGCGGAAGCGATGTTTCGTTGCTGTTGAGTCCAGGTCATGGCTCGCTGCGAAGCTAGTGAGGAATGGCCGGTTTGACAATCGCCGCCGAGGAAGCATCGCAAGATTTTGGAGTGCGGCAACGGAGTCAACGGAGTCGCCGCTTTGGACGCCGCAAGCAAAGTGGTCAGCAGTCAGCGGTCCAAAAATCTTCGATCGACCGGATGATGACGATGGTGGCGGGAAAAGCGACGCAGCGATTGCGTTAATTGCTCCCGGCTGCGGTCTGTGGAAGGGATGCCGGAGGAGGAGAGAAACTCGGGACGGCCAGCGTTAGCCCGTGTGGCACGAACAATTTGAAATCCGACTGATTGACGGTTGCGACTTGCGCCTGCGCCCGGATCGCCGTCGCCGCGATGAGGCAATCAAACCGTGAACCGCGCCGCCGTCCGGTCTTGTTGAATTCGAGATGGATCTTGTCCGGCGCGGTCCCTCCGCCGCCAGACGTTCCTCACGCACCTCGCGCAGGTATTGCTCCGCCTGCTCTGGCTTCAAACGCGCTTCCTCCTGCAAACGGCGCAGCGCTTCGCGCGGTGACAACGATTCTGTGTCAACAGAGGCGGGGGATTGCGCCGGGCGCACCCCGACCACCGCGTCGCCTCTGCGAATCCGGATTTGTTGGCCGCCCAGCTCTCGATCCACCCAACGAGCCAAACCTGACTTGGCTTCCTCGACCGTGAACGTTTTCATGGCCGCAAATTGCCGCAGTGCGCTCCACGTAACAAGCCCGCATGATCCCTAGGCGGATTCGAATTGTGCGCGCGGGGCCGACGCGTTGAAGGACCCCGCGACCAAAGTGGTCAGTAATCAGTGGAGCAAATCATGGGACCGCCCACCAATCCACCAATCCATTCATCCACCAATCCACTTCCGGCGTGCGGGCCTCGAAGCTGCTGACCCGTTTCGGATTGCGGACGCTCAAGGTGCAAGCCGAGACCGACGAGCAGGGCAACTGGAAGTTGACCAAGAACAATGCGCGGCGATTCTTCTCAACGGACAAAGACGATTTTCACGACGCGGGAAGGAACGCTTACATTGCGTTCCGCATCTGGCTGCTGGACTGCGATGCTGGCTGGTCAGTGAACGAGTGCGACGCGGCGTTGTGTCGGAGCTGGTGATTTCAAGGATCCTGACTGTGGTGAAGCGTTCGCAGTCGGCCCCATTCTTCGCCTACTGGCCCGAGACTGCCGAGAGCGCGTCTGATCACAGAGCAAACCACAACCGCTGGAAAGATTTTTTCTCACTCCTGCGTACGCTCTCACCATGATTTTGCAGGCTTCCCCGAATCTCCGACCAAAACATTCGCGCGCCTTTTGGCCTCTGGCCCCCCAATCTTTACGCCGCTTCCCCGAGTTTCTTCTCAGACACTAGCTAGTGTCCGGGAGAAAACTCGGAAATTTCGAAACGGGGGCGCCTCGGAAATCGTTCGATTGCGTTTGCTTCATCTCCATCACGATCAGGAGCAACGAGGCGCGGCCCGGACCCAATGCGCTCCGCGCGAAGCGCAACAGGAAGCAGGCGTTGCCGGTGCTCCTTTTCTTCTTTGGTGATTTGTTCATTTGTTCAGCGATCGGGAGCGGATCAATCTATGTTCATCGTGAGTTATCCGGAAGACGGAGGTTTGTTGTGCCGAACCTTCCGAGTCCATGTCCCATCTCCATTCGTTCGCTGAACCTCGATGTAAGCATGTTTTTCTCTTGCCGCGTTCGTTGAACTGTGCGTGTCTGGATTTAACCCTGATGTGGGGTGTGAAAGGAGGTATGGCGAAAGCAAAAGACAAAGTGGTGGTGGAATTGAACGTCAATTCCGCGCCGCCAGCGATGACCGTCGCGGCTTCGTTTTGTCAAAAACACAAGCCGCGCTGTGCGCCATTGATAATTCCGCCATCCTGGCGAGTTACGCCCGGGCGGACACCGACAGCAATCCGAGAGACCGAATCAACCCCGGGCCAGGCGCAAGCCCGGCACCTGCCCGAAGTGTTCGCGATTGAACGTCAGTAATTCGGCGTTGTCTATGGACGAACTCAGAAGGTCACCAAGTTCGAAACTTTTCCGCTCCTTGGACGAAAATGGCGAGGAGCGTGCGGCTCCCCAGTCCATGGTGGCCCGCCGCGTAACGGGTCAGAAATCGATGCCTTCGTTGAGCAAGTGCCGGCGCTGGTTGACTGCGGCAGGATGGTTCATCTGCAGGACGTGGACGGTGGCGCGGCCGATGGTCGTTCGACCGCGCACGCGCGCGCCGTCCCATGCGAAATGCTCCTTCCACGAGTCAGCGCGCGGGTTGAACAATCGAGTGAGGACACCGGTCTCCGGGTCCACGCCGGACAGGTTCGGGCCTTTGAATCGGTTGCACCGGGCACAAGCCAAAGCGAGGTTCTCCAATGTCGCCGGGCCGCCATGCTGCTCGGCAACGATGTGATCGAATTGCAGAGGCAGTTCCGCAACGCGTTCGGGAAGGTGACAGTACTCGCAACGAAATCCGGCGCGGCGTCGCACGGTTGCTTTGCGCCGGGCATCCATGTCAGCCGGGGCGGGCGATCACGGCGCGCGGCCGATACCGCCGGAGGGAGAGGCGGGCTTTGCTCTTGAGGCAGATCAGCGCAGATTCGATAGACAGGTATTCGTCCAACTCGCGTTCTTCGGCGGCGGTGAGCGCTCCGGCGCGAGCCTTGGCGGAGAGGTGATCGGCGCGCTGTCGGTCCGCGTCAGAGAACTTCCAGCGCAGGACGGCCCGCGCTTCCTCGGGCGACAGGTCATCCAGATCGGGCCGGATGATCCGTTCCCAGATCGTTGCCGACGCGCTCTCCGTGGTGATCGTGCTCATGGTCAGTTCTATAGCAGACTCTTTCCCGAACAGCAATCTTCGAGTCATTGAGGTCATTGAGGCCGCGAATGAAGCGAATCCACACACAGGCGCTCGGGGCGGGCACGTTGCAGCTCTGGTGTTTGCCAGCGGCGAGCTCCTCAACAACGGAGTTGGGAATCCAGACGTCCGAGAATAGACGCGGCAGCCAGTCCAGTGCGCCGATTTGGGGAAGATAAAAAAGACAAAGTGGTGGTGGAGTTGAACGTCAATTCCGCGCCGCCATTGAAGATCGGCGATGACCGCCGCGGTTTCTTGTTGTGTCGAAAACGCAAGCCGCGCTTTTCGCCAGTGAAACTCCTCCATCGTAGAGAGGTGCTGAGGCTTATCAGGGAAAGTTGGATCTCACTCGTCGAGCTGAGCGGTTTGCGCGGCGACGAGTGGGTCTAACTCGCTGCGGTGGTCTTCGTAATAGGCCAGGCATTCATAAACCTGCGCGCGGGTCAGCCGGGGAAAGCTTGCCACCACTTCATCGACCGAGGCTCCGGTTTTCGTCATCGCGAGGACGTCATGCACGCCGATGCGCGTGCCCTCCACGACAGGGTGGCCCGAACGCACTCCCACTTTACGGACTATGTAACCGTTACTCGTCGCAATCATGCGCGGAACGTATCCGTTCTCCCGGGTGAGTTCAAGCCGGTTGAAATGCTTGTTGCTGCTTGTTGCGATCAGAATCGATTTTTCTCTTGCCGCGTTCATCGAACTGGGCGTGTGTCTGGAGTTACCCTTGGTTCGGTAATGCGGAAGTTCCTGTTGACCTCCGGCCCGTTGTCGCAGCGGACCATCCTGGGCAATGCCGGCTTCGACGTGGAGGAAGGCTCGCTCGTGGATGATCCGAAGTGCATCGTGGATCGCGAGACCCATCGAGACGAAAGCGTGAGGCTCCGCTCTTCCCCGCAACTCAAAGACTGCCCCTGACGTTTCTATCCGTATCGGTCCGGATTCAGAAGCGCTATGTCGATCGATGGCTTTTCATCGGAAAGGACTTCCGAAATGAGCTTGCCCGTGATGGGCCCCAGGCTCAGGCCCAGCATCGCGTGGCCGGTGGCAATGGAAAGGTTCGCGTAGCGCCGAACGCGACCCACATACGGCAATCCATCGGGCGAAACAGGGCGCAACCCGCACCACGGCTGAACTCCCTCGAAGTCTTTCGGCGAAAAATCCGGATAGTACTTCGGCACGGCCTTGAGAATTCCTTGGACACGGATGGGATTGATCTCTTCGTTGAGGTCCGCGATTTCCATGGTGCCGCCGAAGCGCAGCGACGATCCCATGGGCGTGGCAGCCACGCGGGCTTCGGTGAAGATAGCGCAAATGGAGGGAAGCTGCCGCGGCTTCGGCAGGGTCAGGCTGTAGCCTTTGCCGGCTTGCATCGGGAGCCGAAGCTCCAATTCGCGCGCCAGGACCGGCGACCAGGAGCCGCCGCAGATCACGAATTCATCGGCGGAGACTTCCCCTTGGGACGTCTGCACGCTCGTAATGCGTGATGCGTGATGCGTAAAGCCCTTGACTTCGGTGTTCCACGAAAACTGGGCGCCAAGTTTGGCAAGCTGTTGCTGCAAGGCGGCCATGAACCGCTGCGGCGTGAGGTGGCAATCCAGCGGGAAATAAACCGAGCCGCAAATGTCCATGCGCACGTTGGGATCGAGTTTCGCCGTTTGTCTGGCATCAAGCACCTCCGCTGGGATTCCAAGGGATCGGGCTTGCTCGGCGGTTTTCGCTTCCTCTTCGAACGCATTTTCGGTTTTGCAGAGCGCGAGGAGACCCTTTTTCACCAGGCCGAAGTCATTGTCGGGAAGCGCCGCGAGTTCCTCGAAACAAGCGCGGCTGGCCAGGCTGAGGTCGCGCAAGACCGGCGCGGCCTGAGCAACGCGTTGAGCGTTGGCGGCGCAGTAGAATTTCCAGCCCCAGCTCACGAGGTCCCAACTCAAGCGCGGCTTGATGTAGAACGGGCTTTCCGGATTCCACATCCATTTGAGACCCAGCGCAACCATGCCGGGGGCCGCCAGGGGCACGAAGTGGCTCGGCGTGATCATCCCGGCGTTGCCGTAGGAACAGTTCCAATGTTCGGATGCCACCCGATCCAAAATGGTCACCCGATGCCCCCGCCGCGCGAGATAATACGCCGTGCTCAGGCCGATGACGCCGCCGCCGATAATTAAGACCCCTTTCGCCATGGACATCGCTAATCCTTCAATGTGAGAGGACCTTGAGAAATCCCCACGAATTCAAGGCGGACCACAAATTCGAGATTATGAGATTTCTCATTCGTGGTCGCTCTGAATTTGTGGGGACCCTTTGCTTTTGAGCACCCATTGCCAATCCAGATTTCTCATTCGTGATCCGCCCTGAATTCGTGGGGAGTCACCAGCGTCCACTCATTCGCCGTCGAGCGCGCGGATGGGAAATTCCTGCGAGGCGTTGTGTTGTTCGCCCAGGATTCTCTCCAACTTGGCCACCATCTCAGGATGTTCGGCCGCGACATCCCTCGTTTCACTCGGATCGCGCGCGAGGTCGTAGAGTTCCGTGCGGATGGCGGGGGTCGGTTGTTTCCGGGGCGGATTCAGATTTTGGCGCACAGCCTTCCAATCGCCGACGCGCACCGATTGCTGTCCGCCATACGCGGGAAACTCGCGGTACAGGAATGGACGCGGCCTCTGCCTTTTGCCGAGCAACGTCGGGGCGAAGCTAATCCCATCGATGTTCTTCGCCGTGGCTTTCTGGCTCCCGATCAGTTCGAGCAACGTCGGCACCCAATCCTCGAAGCCCGTCAATCGATTCGAGGCCTTGCCTGCCGCGATGCGGCCTTTCCAACGCACAAGGCACGGGACGCGCACGCCGGCTTCGTAGAGCGAACCCTTGCGCCCTCGGAAAGCGTGCGCCGAATTGAAGAAATCCGTTTCGGTGCCGCCGAGCCGATTGTAGAGCGGGCCATTGTCCGAGCTGAAAACGAAAATCGTTTTCTCGTCCAGGCCGAGCTCATTCACCAGGGCCATGACGCGTCCGACCTCACGATCCATGCGCGTGATCATCGCGGCGTACGCAGCGCGCGGCGTGCGATGCGGCAGATAATTTCTGTCGCCCAGGTAGGGTTCCTCGGGGAACTGGCCGGCGTATTCCGCAAGCGAATCCTCCGGCACTT
This genomic window contains:
- a CDS encoding FAD-binding protein, translated to MTWTQQQRNIASAGCDVAFDNLTRQLYATDASIYQIEPVGVAFPRNAGQASAVIRAAADTGLSITPRGAGTGLVGGAIGEGLIVEFARFNRQITELNLEKRTVRVGAGVVLDQLNAFLQPHGFRFGPDVATSSRATLGGMIANNSSGSHTAFYGTTADHVHALEIVLADGRVEIIGPEHDTLRAQRALTNKLIRNHATVISERMPAGLLKRWPGYGLDRWLRQPGNLADLLSGSEGTLAAIMSAELKIVSLPKQKGLGLIFFASVAEAMQATVELLDLKPAAIEHIDRVLFDQTKGQLNFKGARDLLELDARPCESILIVEFFDDVEDRLAAFARRKLGLRKTILQTAAEMNLVWSLRKAGLSLLTGCKGDAKPVTGVEDTAVRPERLPDYVAGLESIMKLLGLSACYYGHAASGLLHVRPVLDLHHASDLKKFRQVSDEVSALVRQFKGSLAAEHGVGIARTEYMPEQLGEELIGVLREIKASFDPQNRFNPGKIIPDGRFKIDTRLRLSGDYELKLPFEPMLAFAAKDGSFVRNLEQCNGCGGCRKDAPTMCPTFLVTGEEIMSTRGRANAIRAVLERRGIDGRDALRSAELEAALSNCLACKACTTECPSNVNMALLKAEFLHARHQRDGLPLRERLLSDVDALGRIGCLMPGVANASLQWRWLRRLLALTLGLSARRPFPPFAGERFDYWFERRAASNVNGPRPLAFPSPWPSPQGEGNTFAALVQRGAAILGRALKSLLPSHEPDGRASLSPASRVGRVPPTSSGSPGRTRPTGFMGRVPGSETKGTFHERPPLPSCGHPLPFRGGEGTGEGERGGQIAKALVTGSDELPNRPTRGPVILWDDTFVRYYEPHIGRAALAVLEAAGFEVLLPRSRRCCGRPAFSQGNLDEAARLGRHNLQLLNQTESAIRNRQSANVGWASSLRVRGASAPRVSGDVSIIFLEPSCYSMFAEDYRELGLPGADEAAKRCFLFEQFVEGLLSREPDALRFSHQSGHVAIHAHCHAKSLTNPSYMVRLAQRLPGRKVTLLDTGCCGMAGAFGALDSKYELSLKVAQPLVEKLRHQPPGTVLAASGTSCRHQIEHLTPFRPRHMAEVLAEALEATDT
- a CDS encoding HNH endonuclease, whose protein sequence is MDARRKATVRRRAGFRCEYCHLPERVAELPLQFDHIVAEQHGGPATLENLALACARCNRFKGPNLSGVDPETGVLTRLFNPRADSWKEHFAWDGARVRGRTTIGRATVHVLQMNHPAAVNQRRHLLNEGIDF
- a CDS encoding DUF433 domain-containing protein — protein: MIATSNGYIVRKVGVRSGHPVVEGTRIGVHDVLAMTKTGASVDEVVASFPRLTRAQVYECLAYYEDHRSELDPLVAAQTAQLDE
- a CDS encoding FAD-dependent oxidoreductase; the protein is MAKGVLIIGGGVIGLSTAYYLARRGHRVTILDRVASEHWNCSYGNAGMITPSHFVPLAAPGMVALGLKWMWNPESPFYIKPRLSWDLVSWGWKFYCAANAQRVAQAAPVLRDLSLASRACFEELAALPDNDFGLVKKGLLALCKTENAFEEEAKTAEQARSLGIPAEVLDARQTAKLDPNVRMDICGSVYFPLDCHLTPQRFMAALQQQLAKLGAQFSWNTEVKGFTHHASRITSVQTSQGEVSADEFVICGGSWSPVLARELELRLPMQAGKGYSLTLPKPRQLPSICAIFTEARVAATPMGSSLRFGGTMEIADLNEEINPIRVQGILKAVPKYYPDFSPKDFEGVQPWCGLRPVSPDGLPYVGRVRRYANLSIATGHAMLGLSLGPITGKLISEVLSDEKPSIDIALLNPDRYG
- a CDS encoding arylsulfatase produces the protein MNSSGYLSLISWLVALGLPVASAAAPTARKPSIIFILADDLGYGDLGCFGQKKIRTPNIDRLAAEGMRFTQHYSGNAVCAPSRCVLMTGKHPGHAFIRDNRGVKPEGQYPIPADTVTLGKLLQEQGYVTGAFGKWGLGGPGSTGEPLKQGIDRFFGYNCQSIAHNYYPTSLWDNARRVMLNNPAFSAHQKFPADADPRDPASYTRYTGKDYAPDLIGDQALRFIRENKDRPFFLYYPTTVPHLALQVPEDSLAEYAGQFPEEPYLGDRNYLPHRTPRAAYAAMITRMDREVGRVMALVNELGLDEKTIFVFSSDNGPLYNRLGGTETDFFNSAHAFRGRKGSLYEAGVRVPCLVRWKGRIAAGKASNRLTGFEDWVPTLLELIGSQKATAKNIDGISFAPTLLGKRQRPRPFLYREFPAYGGQQSVRVGDWKAVRQNLNPPRKQPTPAIRTELYDLARDPSETRDVAAEHPEMVAKLERILGEQHNASQEFPIRALDGE